The following are encoded together in the Pseudoalteromonas ruthenica genome:
- a CDS encoding catalase, translated as MAESFKYQGNKGSGGELHQKASEKHPTMTTAQGCPVSDNQNSLTAAKRGPGLLEDHVLREKLFHFDHERIPERVVHARGYGAHGYFETYESLSQLTCADLFQRKGEKTPVFARFSTVAGNKGSPDLARDVRGFAVKFYTQEGNWDLVGNNIPVFFIQDAMKFPDLIHSAKAEPDRGFPQAQTAHDNFWDFISLTPESMHMVMWAMSDRAIPRSLRFMEGFGVHTFKFINAEGEENYIKFHWKPKQGMQSVVWNEALKLNGADPDYHRRDMWESIANGDYPEWELGVQVFSQEFADQFEFDVLDATKFIPEEQVPVQIVGRMVLNRAVDNFFAETEQVAFCTQNIVPGLDFTPDPLLQGRNFSYLDTQTKRLGGPNFTHIPVNAPKCPMAHFHQDGHMAMHNPKGRINYEPNSWQEHEHNPRECPTTGYKSASGHTDGDKLRYRSETFADHYSQARQFYLSQTPIEQAHIHYALVFELSKVEHLAIRERVVSHLLNIDTTLANEVADGLRLQTMPEPAQAAMPTRDDLPTSDALSILKNTAHTFAGRKLGILISDGFDLTLFKALTTALDNEGARYEVIAAQVGGAKSSCGHHQQADQVINGGPSVLYDAIAMLTTKEGAEKLANIAEAKDFISDAHAHMKFIGYTEHVSPLISAAGLGQSKDEGWIDFGSTDIAQFVERLRQLRFWQR; from the coding sequence ATGGCTGAATCATTCAAATACCAAGGCAATAAAGGCAGTGGTGGTGAGCTTCACCAAAAAGCATCAGAAAAGCACCCAACGATGACCACAGCTCAAGGCTGCCCGGTAAGTGATAATCAAAACTCACTGACCGCCGCTAAGCGTGGCCCAGGACTGCTAGAAGATCATGTGCTACGTGAGAAACTATTTCATTTTGATCATGAGCGTATCCCTGAACGAGTGGTGCATGCTCGTGGTTACGGTGCGCACGGTTACTTCGAGACGTATGAGTCACTCTCGCAATTAACCTGTGCTGACTTATTTCAACGTAAAGGTGAGAAGACTCCAGTTTTTGCTCGCTTTTCAACTGTTGCTGGCAATAAAGGCTCACCTGATTTAGCGCGTGATGTTCGTGGCTTTGCAGTAAAATTCTATACCCAAGAAGGTAATTGGGATTTAGTGGGAAATAACATTCCGGTATTTTTCATTCAAGACGCAATGAAATTCCCAGACCTCATTCATAGCGCTAAGGCAGAGCCGGACAGAGGGTTTCCGCAGGCACAAACGGCTCATGACAACTTTTGGGATTTTATCAGTCTTACGCCGGAGTCCATGCACATGGTTATGTGGGCCATGTCGGACCGCGCTATCCCCCGTTCACTGCGCTTTATGGAAGGTTTTGGCGTGCATACCTTTAAGTTTATCAATGCCGAGGGAGAGGAAAACTACATTAAATTTCATTGGAAACCAAAACAGGGGATGCAATCAGTGGTTTGGAACGAAGCACTGAAGCTGAACGGCGCAGATCCCGACTATCATCGTCGTGATATGTGGGAATCGATTGCCAACGGCGACTACCCCGAGTGGGAGCTAGGGGTTCAGGTATTCAGCCAAGAGTTTGCTGATCAGTTCGAGTTTGATGTGCTCGATGCCACCAAGTTTATTCCCGAGGAGCAAGTGCCGGTGCAAATAGTTGGCCGCATGGTACTCAACCGCGCCGTTGATAACTTCTTTGCAGAAACAGAACAAGTTGCTTTTTGTACACAAAATATTGTCCCGGGATTAGATTTTACTCCGGACCCATTGTTACAGGGGCGCAATTTTTCGTATCTAGATACGCAAACTAAGCGCTTAGGGGGCCCTAATTTTACTCATATCCCAGTGAACGCCCCAAAATGCCCAATGGCTCACTTTCACCAAGATGGTCATATGGCCATGCACAACCCTAAAGGCCGCATAAACTATGAGCCGAACTCTTGGCAAGAGCATGAGCATAATCCTCGAGAGTGTCCAACAACAGGATATAAAAGCGCTTCAGGGCATACAGACGGCGATAAGCTTCGTTATCGTTCAGAGACCTTTGCCGATCACTATAGTCAAGCAAGGCAGTTTTACCTCAGTCAAACGCCGATAGAGCAAGCTCATATTCACTATGCTCTGGTATTCGAGCTATCTAAAGTAGAGCACCTTGCCATTCGTGAGCGCGTGGTCTCACACTTACTTAATATTGATACCACCTTAGCTAATGAGGTCGCCGATGGTCTACGTCTACAAACTATGCCGGAGCCCGCACAAGCAGCTATGCCCACTCGAGATGATTTACCTACATCAGATGCATTGAGTATTTTGAAAAATACTGCGCACACTTTTGCTGGCCGAAAACTGGGGATTCTAATCAGTGATGGTTTCGATTTAACACTTTTTAAAGCGCTGACCACTGCATTAGATAACGAGGGCGCACGCTATGAAGTGATAGCGGCGCAGGTCGGAGGCGCAAAATCAAGCTGCGGCCATCATCAACAGGCTGATCAAGTTATCAACGGCGGGCCTTCTGTACTGTATGACGCTATAGCCATGTTAACAACCAAAGAAGGTGCTGAAAAGTTGGCTAACATTGCTGAGGCCAAGGACTTTATTAGTGATGCTCACGCGCACATGAAGTTTATCGGTTACACCGAGCATGTCTCGCCTTTAATCTCTGCCGCAGGCCTTGGACAAAGCAAAGACGAGGGTTGGATAGACTTCGGCTCGACTGATATTGCACAATTTGTCGAGCGGCTACGTCAGTTACGTTTTTGGCAGCGCTAA
- a CDS encoding general secretion pathway protein GspB — translation MSLLLDALKQSQNPGAQLPGEGLEQQQALRFYRRLTWSLLLVVIVLITLAIGYFVGKQWQLHTQPQEHPSKQAKAATESPAKRSDATEQASTTATDSEANVATSPGQVNMQALQMPGQVHPYQQMVPVYVMPQMTQPYSAPGAYMQWVPTQANTAMQMQPHYQANMNTQAANQGQYRVVGQPMAQTHAYPQSKQMNNGYNNGLSNQNDSGAERTYEQQNDAQLAGVSDDLKRAFADAVAATENMKTDDSVTTASRASSMADPIELLPETIQNRIPKLVYQAHIYATEQSKRWIKINGYELYEGDSVGRLRVVEITPEQSILSIDNYEFSLEAMQDWP, via the coding sequence ATGTCACTGTTATTAGATGCACTCAAACAATCACAAAACCCCGGTGCACAACTTCCCGGCGAAGGCCTTGAGCAGCAACAGGCGCTGCGCTTTTATCGACGTTTAACTTGGTCTTTGCTGTTAGTTGTTATCGTACTGATTACCTTGGCCATCGGGTATTTTGTCGGTAAGCAATGGCAGTTACACACGCAGCCTCAGGAGCACCCAAGCAAGCAAGCGAAAGCGGCGACGGAATCGCCTGCAAAACGCTCAGACGCGACTGAGCAAGCGTCTACTACAGCCACGGATAGCGAGGCAAATGTGGCAACGTCCCCGGGACAAGTCAATATGCAAGCATTGCAAATGCCAGGGCAAGTGCACCCTTATCAGCAAATGGTTCCTGTGTATGTTATGCCGCAAATGACCCAACCTTATTCAGCACCTGGGGCTTACATGCAATGGGTGCCAACACAGGCTAATACCGCTATGCAAATGCAGCCTCACTATCAGGCTAACATGAATACGCAAGCAGCAAACCAAGGGCAATATAGGGTGGTTGGGCAGCCCATGGCACAGACCCATGCTTATCCACAGTCTAAGCAAATGAATAACGGCTACAACAATGGCTTGAGCAATCAAAATGACAGCGGTGCTGAGCGCACCTATGAGCAACAAAATGATGCTCAATTAGCTGGGGTATCTGATGATTTAAAACGCGCATTTGCCGATGCCGTGGCAGCCACTGAAAATATGAAAACCGATGACTCAGTTACCACCGCAAGTCGCGCCAGCTCAATGGCAGATCCGATAGAGCTATTGCCTGAGACCATACAGAACCGTATTCCTAAACTTGTTTATCAAGCTCATATTTATGCCACAGAGCAAAGCAAACGGTGGATAAAAATCAATGGTTACGAACTGTATGAGGGCGATTCTGTGGGTCGTCTACGGGTCGTAGAAATTACCCCAGAGCAAAGCATTTTGAGCATTGATAACTATGAATTTAGCCTCGAAGCAATGCAAGATTGGCCGTAG
- a CDS encoding ExeA family protein, whose product MYQDYFGLSEKPFSIAPNPEYLYLSERHKEALAHLTHGLGESGGFVLLTGEVGTGKTTVTRCMLEQVPDSTQVAFILNPTLSELELLASICDELAISYDSEKATLKVLTDLIKARLLDNHQQGRHTMLIIDEAQHLAPQVLEQLRLLTNLETNHKKLLQIILVGQPELQTLLRRNELRQLAQRITARYHLLPLALTQVDAYIKHRLKVAGGRQTLFDKGAVKYVHQLTGGIPRLINLLCERALLGAYSAQVNHINKRIIVQAAREALPETEQSLPRQQGRHWRFIFTLGGIMMLFALGIGLSYII is encoded by the coding sequence GTGTATCAAGACTATTTTGGCTTAAGCGAAAAGCCGTTCTCTATTGCGCCGAATCCAGAATACTTGTATTTGAGTGAACGTCACAAAGAGGCGCTTGCCCATTTAACGCACGGGCTTGGGGAGTCAGGCGGGTTTGTATTGCTGACTGGTGAAGTGGGCACGGGGAAAACCACCGTCACTCGTTGTATGTTAGAGCAAGTGCCAGACTCTACACAGGTTGCGTTTATTCTTAACCCAACCTTATCTGAGCTGGAGTTACTGGCGAGTATTTGTGATGAATTGGCTATTTCGTATGACTCAGAAAAAGCCACCCTGAAGGTGCTGACAGACTTAATTAAAGCGCGCTTACTGGATAATCACCAGCAAGGGCGTCATACCATGTTGATCATTGATGAAGCGCAACATCTAGCTCCACAAGTGTTAGAGCAATTGCGATTACTGACTAACTTGGAAACAAACCACAAAAAATTGCTGCAAATTATCCTTGTGGGTCAACCCGAGCTGCAAACTCTATTGCGTCGCAATGAATTGCGCCAACTTGCGCAGCGCATTACCGCGCGCTATCACTTATTGCCGTTAGCTTTGACTCAGGTGGATGCTTATATAAAACACCGTTTAAAGGTAGCAGGGGGCCGACAAACCTTGTTCGACAAAGGTGCTGTAAAGTACGTGCATCAACTTACAGGGGGGATCCCTAGGCTGATTAACTTGTTGTGTGAACGAGCTTTATTAGGAGCGTATTCGGCGCAGGTGAATCACATTAATAAGCGTATTATTGTGCAAGCTGCGCGTGAAGCCTTGCCTGAAACAGAGCAATCTCTGCCTCGCCAACAAGGTCGGCATTGGCGATTTATTTTCACCCTCGGTGGCATTATGATGCTATTTGCCCTGGGCATTGGCTTATCTTACATCATTTAA
- a CDS encoding tRNA nucleotidyltransferase — MQTYLVGGAVRDKLLGRKVKEYDYVVVGATVEQMKTLGFTQVGKDFPVFLHPKTKDEHALARTERKQGQGYTGFICDFTPDITLEQDLARRDLTVNAIAEDAQGQLIDPCHGQKDLEQRILRHVSPAFSEDPLRVLRVARFRARYHELGFTIADETLTLMRQIAASGELASLTPERVWLEWHKALEDGYIDCFVDALYQAQALTELCPALATHWPEQHAWLTPRIDYARQQNLAATVHFALLMCKLSHDERAAFFQHFRVPNQFIHSAQLLAQHHQTLAHYDAEILLELFNAIDLWRRPEHLNQLLISYDAYTLGQFDAQHQVRQAAHHAQQVSAQTYIQQGISGAAIKTALQQGRLAAIREALEG; from the coding sequence ATGCAAACCTACCTTGTCGGCGGCGCAGTACGAGATAAATTATTAGGCCGCAAAGTCAAAGAGTACGATTACGTTGTGGTCGGTGCAACGGTAGAGCAAATGAAGACGCTGGGCTTTACTCAAGTAGGTAAGGACTTTCCCGTTTTTTTGCACCCCAAAACCAAGGATGAGCATGCTCTGGCGCGCACAGAGCGTAAGCAGGGACAAGGGTACACCGGGTTTATTTGCGACTTTACGCCAGACATCACACTAGAGCAGGACTTAGCGCGACGCGATTTAACGGTCAATGCCATTGCTGAAGATGCTCAAGGTCAACTGATTGACCCTTGTCATGGCCAGAAGGACCTTGAGCAACGCATATTACGTCATGTCAGCCCTGCCTTTAGTGAAGACCCGCTGCGGGTGCTTCGAGTCGCACGCTTTCGCGCTCGTTACCATGAATTGGGCTTCACGATTGCTGATGAAACACTAACGCTAATGCGACAGATCGCCGCCAGTGGCGAACTTGCAAGCTTAACACCCGAGCGCGTTTGGTTAGAATGGCATAAGGCTCTGGAAGACGGCTATATCGACTGCTTCGTTGATGCGTTGTATCAGGCACAAGCTTTAACTGAATTATGCCCTGCACTCGCCACTCACTGGCCTGAGCAGCACGCTTGGCTAACCCCGCGTATTGATTACGCACGCCAGCAAAACTTAGCGGCTACTGTCCATTTCGCACTACTCATGTGTAAGCTCAGTCACGATGAACGCGCAGCCTTTTTCCAACATTTTCGCGTCCCTAATCAGTTTATTCACAGCGCTCAATTGTTGGCCCAACACCATCAGACACTGGCTCATTACGATGCTGAGATACTGCTAGAGCTATTTAATGCCATTGATTTATGGCGCCGCCCAGAGCATCTCAATCAATTACTGATAAGTTACGATGCCTACACCTTAGGCCAGTTTGATGCACAGCATCAAGTACGCCAAGCCGCGCACCATGCGCAACAAGTCAGTGCCCAAACCTATATCCAACAAGGGATCAGTGGCGCTGCAATTAAAACGGCTTTGCAGCAGGGGCGATTAGCGGCTATCCGCGAAGCTCTTGAGGGCTAA
- a CDS encoding undecaprenyl-diphosphate phosphatase: protein MTILAIIVLAIIQGLTEFLPISSSAHLILPSQLLGWQDQGLAFDVAVHVGSLLAVMIYFRKEIGDIVVAWFKSFGSQGASDDSRLGWYILLATIPAGLAAQVFEDLIEQHLRAAIVIAITTIFFGLVLWWADFKAKETKNIYQLNWKSALLIGVAQAVALIPGTSRSGITMTAGLFLGLNKQSAARFSFLLSVPVIGGMGLIKTVQLATGDTAVDWQALTLGAGLSFVAAYACIFLFLKYIERMGMLPFVIYRLILGVGLLAFLLYS, encoded by the coding sequence ATGACCATTCTTGCGATCATCGTTTTAGCCATTATACAGGGCCTCACTGAATTCTTACCTATTTCCAGCTCGGCACACCTTATTTTGCCATCACAGCTTTTAGGCTGGCAGGATCAAGGTTTAGCTTTTGATGTTGCCGTGCATGTCGGCTCGTTGCTGGCGGTGATGATTTATTTTCGTAAAGAGATTGGCGATATTGTTGTTGCTTGGTTTAAATCGTTTGGTTCTCAGGGCGCAAGCGATGACAGTCGCCTTGGTTGGTACATTTTGCTGGCCACCATTCCTGCTGGGTTAGCGGCGCAAGTATTTGAAGACTTGATAGAACAGCACTTACGTGCTGCTATTGTTATTGCCATTACCACCATTTTCTTCGGTCTGGTTTTGTGGTGGGCAGATTTTAAGGCCAAAGAAACTAAGAATATTTATCAGCTGAACTGGAAATCGGCTCTGTTGATTGGTGTGGCGCAAGCTGTTGCGCTGATCCCGGGCACCTCGCGCTCAGGTATTACCATGACCGCCGGCCTGTTTTTGGGCTTAAATAAGCAAAGCGCGGCACGCTTTTCGTTTTTACTCTCAGTGCCGGTTATTGGCGGTATGGGACTGATAAAAACGGTGCAGTTGGCGACAGGCGACACCGCAGTTGATTGGCAGGCACTGACCCTCGGGGCAGGGCTTTCATTTGTCGCCGCCTATGCCTGTATCTTCCTATTTTTAAAATACATTGAGCGCATGGGAATGCTGCCATTTGTTATTTATCGCTTAATCTTAGGGGTTGGGCTACTGGCCTTTTTGCTTTATAGCTAG
- the folK gene encoding 2-amino-4-hydroxy-6-hydroxymethyldihydropteridine diphosphokinase has product MARIYISLGSNINKHENLSKGLSALRYYFGALEHSSVFESEAVGFNGSNFYNSVAGVDTDMTLHQVCALLKQIERDHGRTPADKKFSPRTLDLDLLFYDDVICDTPAQLPRDEITKNAFVLWPLFEIAPDFYHPIAQATIAELWQGYDKSQQKLWKVAFE; this is encoded by the coding sequence ATGGCGCGTATTTACATTAGCTTGGGCTCTAATATCAACAAGCACGAAAACTTAAGCAAAGGTTTATCTGCGCTGCGCTATTATTTCGGCGCCTTAGAGCACTCGAGTGTGTTTGAAAGTGAAGCGGTCGGCTTTAATGGCAGTAACTTTTATAACTCGGTTGCCGGCGTCGATACCGATATGACGCTGCATCAAGTATGCGCTTTATTAAAGCAAATTGAACGGGATCATGGCCGTACTCCGGCAGATAAAAAGTTTAGTCCACGCACGTTGGACCTCGACTTACTCTTTTACGACGATGTGATTTGCGATACGCCAGCGCAACTACCGCGAGATGAAATTACTAAAAATGCTTTTGTGCTTTGGCCTTTATTTGAAATAGCCCCGGATTTTTACCACCCCATTGCGCAAGCGACCATCGCTGAGCTTTGGCAGGGTTATGATAAATCTCAACAAAAACTATGGAAGGTAGCTTTCGAATGA
- the folB gene encoding dihydroneopterin aldolase, whose product MDKVYISQLKVDTIIGVYDFEKECKQSLYFDIEMDCDIAAAAASDDLSQTIDYAEVSRRVTEHCIAKPVELLETLLEQLAALILAEFATNKVSIKVSKPAAVPQAQTVGVMITRSKH is encoded by the coding sequence ATGGATAAAGTCTATATATCGCAACTAAAGGTCGACACCATAATAGGAGTGTACGACTTTGAGAAAGAATGTAAACAGAGCCTGTATTTTGACATCGAAATGGATTGTGATATTGCTGCTGCGGCAGCCAGCGATGACCTATCTCAGACAATAGATTATGCCGAAGTGAGCCGCCGTGTGACCGAGCACTGTATTGCGAAACCGGTCGAGCTGCTGGAAACACTTCTAGAGCAGTTAGCGGCACTCATCCTAGCAGAGTTTGCCACTAATAAGGTGAGTATCAAAGTCAGCAAGCCTGCAGCCGTACCACAAGCACAAACGGTGGGGGTGATGATCACCCGTAGTAAGCACTAG
- the plsY gene encoding glycerol-3-phosphate 1-O-acyltransferase PlsY: protein MLAALMCIFAYLLGSVSSAVLICHLFALPDPRKAGSKNPGATNVYRLGGRLPAVMVLCFDILKGTIPVWGAYFMGIDPIYLGLVAVAACLGHIYPLFFGFKGGKAVATAFGALLPIGLSLGGLLILTWASVVALTRYSSLAALATVSLAPLYTWLIKPLYTLPVTFLTVVIIFRHRANMVRLFKGEEPKVGEKKKAE, encoded by the coding sequence GTGTTAGCGGCGTTAATGTGCATTTTTGCCTACCTCTTAGGCTCGGTCTCATCGGCAGTACTGATTTGTCATCTGTTTGCGTTGCCAGACCCAAGAAAAGCGGGCTCAAAAAATCCCGGTGCCACGAATGTTTATCGTTTAGGCGGCAGACTGCCTGCGGTGATGGTGCTGTGCTTTGATATTTTAAAAGGCACCATACCCGTATGGGGAGCCTACTTTATGGGCATAGATCCTATCTATTTAGGCTTGGTTGCCGTGGCCGCATGTTTAGGGCACATCTACCCACTCTTTTTTGGCTTTAAGGGCGGTAAAGCCGTGGCCACCGCCTTTGGGGCCTTACTGCCGATAGGTTTATCGCTCGGGGGATTGCTTATTCTTACTTGGGCCAGTGTCGTTGCGCTGACTCGCTATTCGTCGTTGGCTGCATTGGCAACCGTGTCGTTAGCGCCACTATACACTTGGTTGATAAAACCCTTATACACTTTGCCTGTCACGTTTTTAACCGTCGTCATTATTTTTCGCCACCGCGCAAATATGGTGCGTTTATTCAAAGGTGAAGAGCCAAAGGTTGGCGAGAAGAAAAAAGCCGAGTAA
- the trmB gene encoding tRNA (guanine(46)-N(7))-methyltransferase TrmB encodes MVDASSRAIVSNQPSLHDKLDDIVTKHLNAEFKKPIAAHTQRAFDEVNDKVQQANGPIILDSCCGVGESTANLAKVHPDALIIGVDKSAHRLHKHDVQYRQDEGGEYLLVQADLNDFWRLAKQAQWQPSHHYLLYPNPWPKAKHIQRRWHGAAIFPTIVALGGRLELRSNWHIYVREFARALQLAGHPTAVEPYHSDTAITPFERKYWASGQSSYRLVVDL; translated from the coding sequence ATGGTTGATGCAAGTTCTCGTGCGATTGTTTCGAACCAACCGAGCCTCCATGACAAGCTCGATGATATCGTCACTAAGCACCTTAATGCTGAGTTTAAAAAGCCGATAGCCGCGCACACTCAGCGCGCTTTTGATGAAGTAAACGATAAAGTACAACAAGCCAACGGACCTATCATTTTGGACTCCTGTTGTGGTGTTGGTGAAAGTACCGCTAATTTAGCTAAAGTGCACCCTGATGCCTTGATTATTGGTGTTGATAAGTCAGCGCATCGTTTGCACAAACACGACGTGCAGTACCGCCAAGATGAGGGAGGAGAGTACCTGCTAGTGCAAGCAGACTTGAATGACTTTTGGCGCTTGGCAAAGCAAGCTCAGTGGCAACCGAGTCATCACTACTTGCTCTATCCGAACCCTTGGCCGAAGGCTAAGCATATCCAACGTCGCTGGCACGGCGCTGCTATTTTTCCGACTATTGTTGCCTTAGGCGGGCGTCTAGAGCTGCGCAGCAATTGGCATATTTATGTTCGTGAGTTTGCCAGAGCATTGCAATTGGCAGGGCACCCAACGGCTGTTGAGCCTTATCATAGCGACACCGCGATCACGCCGTTTGAGCGCAAGTATTGGGCCAGTGGCCAAAGCAGTTATCGCTTGGTTGTCGACTTATAA
- a CDS encoding ABC transporter permease, with the protein MLKYGVALKSIWIKECIRFLRIWVQTLVPPAITMTLYFVIFGSLIGSRIGEMGGFTYMEFIVPGLIMMSVITNSYSNVASSFYSTKFQKSIEELLVAPVPNYIIVLGYMGGGMARGMLVGLMVTLVSLFFVDIQIHNIFVIIATVILTSAVFALGGLINAVYANSFDDISIIPTFVLTPLTYLGGVFYSITLLPEFWQGVSQINPIIYMVNAFRFGFLGVSDVNIWVSFAVLLLFITALFTLALTLIRKGVGLRH; encoded by the coding sequence ATGTTGAAGTATGGCGTAGCGCTAAAAAGTATTTGGATTAAAGAGTGTATTCGCTTTTTGCGTATCTGGGTGCAAACCCTTGTGCCTCCCGCGATTACCATGACCCTGTACTTCGTTATCTTTGGCAGTTTAATTGGCTCGCGTATTGGCGAAATGGGCGGCTTTACCTACATGGAGTTTATCGTCCCTGGGCTTATTATGATGTCGGTGATCACCAACTCCTACTCGAATGTGGCCTCTAGTTTTTACTCTACTAAGTTTCAAAAAAGTATTGAAGAGCTGCTGGTGGCCCCTGTACCGAATTACATTATTGTATTGGGGTACATGGGTGGGGGTATGGCTCGTGGCATGCTCGTGGGGTTAATGGTGACCTTAGTGTCGCTGTTTTTTGTCGATATCCAAATTCATAATATATTTGTGATTATCGCCACGGTTATTCTGACCTCAGCAGTATTCGCTCTAGGTGGATTGATTAACGCGGTTTATGCCAATAGTTTCGATGACATCAGTATCATCCCGACCTTTGTGCTCACACCATTGACCTACCTTGGCGGGGTGTTTTATTCCATTACTCTGCTACCTGAGTTTTGGCAGGGAGTGTCGCAAATCAACCCGATCATTTACATGGTTAATGCCTTTAGATTTGGCTTTTTAGGGGTATCGGATGTCAATATTTGGGTATCATTTGCGGTGCTGCTACTGTTTATCACCGCCTTATTTACCTTGGCTCTGACTTTAATTCGCAAAGGTGTGGGGTTACGTCACTGA
- a CDS encoding ABC transporter ATP-binding protein, producing the protein MTVALNIEGLTKTYKNGVQAVKGIDLQVQQGDFFALLGPNGAGKSTTIGVISSLVNKTSGKVEVFGHNIDTDLEAAKSELGLVPQEFNFSQFETLQQILVNQAGYYGVPRGEAHKRADKYLKQLGLLDKKDKQARSLSGGMKRRLMIARALMHEPKLLILDEPTAGVDIELRRSMWDFLREINRQGVTIILTTHYLEEAELLCKNIAIIDQGIIVEHTTIKALLAKLDKETFILDLQQPAKPVSLPGYEFTLSDEHTVEVEVAKSQGLNEVFNALTAQGNTVLSMRNKANRLEELFVGLLNQERGQS; encoded by the coding sequence ATGACAGTGGCATTGAATATTGAAGGACTCACCAAAACCTATAAAAATGGCGTACAAGCAGTGAAAGGGATCGACCTGCAAGTACAGCAAGGCGACTTTTTTGCTTTGTTAGGCCCCAATGGTGCCGGTAAGTCGACCACCATCGGGGTGATTTCATCGTTAGTGAACAAAACCTCAGGTAAAGTCGAAGTATTTGGCCACAACATTGATACTGACTTAGAGGCGGCGAAGTCAGAGTTGGGCTTAGTACCACAAGAGTTCAACTTCAGTCAGTTTGAAACCCTGCAACAAATCCTGGTGAACCAAGCGGGCTATTATGGTGTGCCGCGCGGCGAAGCCCATAAACGTGCAGATAAGTACCTAAAGCAATTAGGCTTGCTGGATAAAAAAGACAAACAAGCACGCAGCCTCTCCGGCGGGATGAAACGCCGATTAATGATTGCACGGGCGTTAATGCACGAGCCCAAGTTGCTTATCTTGGATGAGCCAACGGCCGGGGTTGATATCGAACTACGACGCTCAATGTGGGATTTTTTGCGCGAAATTAACCGCCAAGGGGTGACTATTATCCTAACCACTCATTACCTTGAAGAGGCGGAGTTGCTGTGTAAAAACATCGCTATTATCGACCAAGGCATTATTGTTGAGCACACCACGATTAAAGCGTTGCTAGCTAAGTTGGACAAAGAAACCTTTATTCTCGATTTGCAACAACCGGCTAAGCCGGTGAGCTTGCCTGGCTACGAATTCACCCTGAGCGATGAGCACACCGTTGAGGTGGAAGTGGCGAAATCACAAGGTTTGAATGAGGTCTTTAATGCTTTAACCGCACAAGGCAACACGGTATTGAGTATGCGCAATAAGGCTAACCGCCTGGAAGAATTGTTTGTGGGTTTGTTGAATCAAGAGCGAGGACAGTCTTAA
- a CDS encoding flavin prenyltransferase UbiX, with amino-acid sequence MSQFKEPITLAFSGASGAPYGLRLLEVLLQQGHQVFVLISSAARVVLDTESNIKLSANEQKATAQLSERFGAESEQLQVFGKDNWFSPVASGSAAPKKMVVCPCSAGAVSAIAVGASDNLLERAADVVIKERGQLILVPRETPFNEIHLENMLKLSRLGVTIMPAAPGFYHQPQSIAELVDFMVARILDHLGIEQQLTSRWGYGEQK; translated from the coding sequence ATGAGCCAATTCAAAGAACCAATCACCTTAGCCTTTAGTGGTGCCTCGGGCGCTCCCTATGGTTTGCGTTTGCTCGAAGTGTTACTTCAGCAAGGGCACCAGGTGTTTGTGTTAATTTCCAGTGCGGCGCGGGTGGTGCTGGACACCGAATCGAACATCAAACTCTCTGCGAATGAGCAAAAAGCCACGGCACAGTTGAGCGAGCGCTTTGGCGCCGAATCCGAACAACTGCAGGTGTTTGGCAAAGACAACTGGTTTAGTCCTGTGGCTTCGGGCTCGGCTGCACCGAAAAAAATGGTGGTGTGCCCATGCAGCGCTGGTGCAGTATCCGCCATTGCCGTTGGTGCCTCGGATAATCTCCTTGAGCGCGCTGCGGATGTGGTCATCAAAGAACGCGGACAGTTAATTTTAGTGCCCCGAGAAACGCCTTTTAATGAAATTCATCTTGAGAATATGCTCAAGCTATCGCGCTTAGGAGTCACTATTATGCCGGCGGCGCCGGGCTTTTATCATCAACCGCAGAGTATTGCTGAGTTGGTGGACTTTATGGTGGCGCGGATCCTCGACCACCTCGGAATCGAACAACAATTGACCTCACGTTGGGGTTATGGAGAGCAAAAGTAA